The Shewanella sp. NFH-SH190041 genome has a window encoding:
- the tkt gene encoding transketolase: MSSRKVLANAIRVLSMDAVQKANSGHPGAPMGMADIAEVLWRDHLKHNPVNPQWADRDRFILSNGHGSMLIYSLLHLTGYDLSIDDLKNFRQLHSKTPGHPEYGYAPGVETTTGPLGQGITNGVGMALAEKVLGAQFNRDGHNVVDHHTYVFMGDGCLMEGVSHEACSLAGTLGLGKLIAFWDDNGISIDGHVEGWFSDDTPGRFEAYGWHVIRDVDGHDADAINAAIIAAKAETNKPTLICTKTIIGFGSPNKSGSHDCHGAPLGDAEIAAAREFLGWSQGPFDIPADIYAQWDAKAAGQQAETAWDSKFAAYAAAYPELAAELKRRLSGELPADFAVKAQAYIEDLQANPANIASRKASQNALGAFGKLLPEFLGGSADLAPSNLTMYADSKSITPEDASGNYLHYGVREFGMTAIINGIALHGGFVPYGATFLMFMEYARNAMRMAALMKVQNIQVYTHDSIGLGEDGPTHQPVEQIASLRLTPNMSTWRPCDQVESAIAWKFAIERKDGPTALIFSRQNLTQMPRSAEQLAAVEKGGYILVDCDGTPEAIIIATGSEVELAVKAQAELTAAGRRVRVVSMPSTDRFDLQDAAYKEAVLPVAVTARVAVEAGIADYWYKYVGLNGRIIGMTSFGESAPAGQLFEMFGFTVNHVVDATKSVLA; the protein is encoded by the coding sequence ATGTCTTCCCGTAAAGTACTCGCTAACGCTATCCGTGTGTTAAGTATGGATGCCGTTCAAAAAGCCAACTCAGGACACCCTGGCGCACCTATGGGTATGGCGGATATTGCCGAAGTTCTTTGGCGTGATCATCTGAAACATAACCCAGTTAACCCACAATGGGCCGACCGTGACCGGTTTATCCTGTCAAATGGCCATGGCTCAATGCTGATTTACTCCCTGCTGCACCTGACAGGTTATGACCTGTCCATTGACGATTTGAAAAACTTCCGTCAGCTGCACTCCAAAACCCCAGGCCACCCAGAATACGGTTATGCCCCAGGTGTCGAAACCACAACTGGCCCACTGGGTCAGGGCATCACCAATGGTGTTGGTATGGCGCTGGCAGAAAAAGTGCTGGGCGCTCAATTTAACCGTGACGGTCATAATGTGGTGGATCACCATACTTATGTCTTTATGGGCGACGGTTGTTTGATGGAAGGGGTTTCCCATGAGGCCTGCTCTTTGGCGGGTACCTTGGGGCTGGGCAAACTGATCGCGTTTTGGGATGACAATGGCATCTCTATTGACGGTCATGTTGAAGGTTGGTTCAGCGATGATACTCCAGGCCGCTTTGAGGCGTATGGCTGGCATGTGATCCGTGATGTTGACGGTCATGACGCGGATGCAATCAATGCTGCCATTATTGCCGCGAAGGCGGAAACCAATAAGCCAACATTGATCTGTACCAAGACTATTATCGGTTTTGGCTCACCAAACAAATCTGGCAGTCATGACTGCCATGGTGCGCCACTGGGTGATGCGGAAATTGCTGCAGCTCGTGAGTTCCTTGGTTGGAGTCAAGGGCCATTTGATATCCCTGCTGATATTTATGCGCAATGGGATGCCAAAGCTGCAGGCCAGCAGGCTGAAACTGCTTGGGACAGCAAATTTGCGGCTTACGCGGCAGCATACCCTGAGTTGGCCGCTGAGTTAAAACGCCGTCTGAGCGGTGAGCTGCCAGCTGACTTTGCTGTAAAAGCACAAGCTTACATCGAAGATTTGCAGGCAAACCCTGCGAATATCGCGTCACGTAAGGCATCGCAAAATGCACTGGGTGCATTTGGTAAACTGCTGCCAGAGTTTTTAGGTGGTAGTGCGGATTTGGCGCCATCTAACCTGACTATGTATGCTGATTCTAAGTCTATTACGCCGGAAGATGCGTCAGGAAACTACCTGCACTATGGTGTACGTGAATTTGGTATGACTGCCATCATTAATGGTATCGCTCTGCACGGTGGTTTTGTACCTTATGGTGCAACCTTCCTGATGTTTATGGAATATGCCCGCAATGCGATGCGTATGGCGGCATTGATGAAGGTGCAGAATATCCAAGTCTATACCCATGACTCTATCGGTCTGGGTGAAGATGGTCCGACTCACCAGCCAGTCGAGCAGATTGCATCGCTGCGTCTGACACCGAATATGAGCACGTGGCGTCCATGTGATCAGGTTGAGTCTGCTATCGCTTGGAAGTTTGCCATTGAGCGTAAAGATGGTCCGACAGCGCTGATCTTCTCCCGTCAGAATCTGACTCAGATGCCACGCAGTGCTGAGCAGTTGGCTGCAGTAGAGAAAGGTGGTTATATCCTGGTGGATTGTGACGGTACCCCAGAAGCCATCATTATCGCCACTGGCTCAGAAGTTGAACTGGCAGTAAAAGCTCAGGCTGAACTGACTGCGGCTGGTCGTCGGGTGCGGGTAGTGTCTATGCCATCAACCGATCGCTTTGATCTGCAAGATGCAGCTTATAAAGAAGCGGTATTGCCAGTAGCCGTGACTGCCCGGGTAGCCGTGGAAGCCGGTATTGCTGATTATTGGTACAAGTATGTGGGACTGAACGGCCGTATTATCGGTATGACCAGCTTTGGTGAATCTGCGCCAGCCGGTCAGCTGTTTGAAATGTTTGGCTTTACCGTTAACCATGTCGTTGATGCAACAAAGAGCGTTTTGGCTTGA
- the epd gene encoding erythrose-4-phosphate dehydrogenase: MIRVAINGYGRIGRAVLRALYESQRRHQIQIVAINELASPDAIAHLTRYDTTHGRFHLPVSLTQGGLQVGQDSIALLHEADASALPWDKYRVDIVLECTGILTDRAQCSAHLTAGARKVLISHPASADVDATIVYGVNHSSLLAHHTLVSNASCTTNCLVPVIDVLDRAFGVKSGAITTIHAAMNDQPVIDAFHDDLRRTRAAGQSIIPVDTKLARGIERILPHMRNKFEAISVRVPTVNVTAIDLSVTLDARVDIDTVNRELKAQASGRYAGIVAYTQAPLVSCDFNHDPHSCTVDATQTRVSDGHLAKLLLWCDNEWGFANRMLDTALAMSQAGE; the protein is encoded by the coding sequence ATGATTCGGGTTGCAATTAATGGTTACGGTCGTATAGGCCGGGCGGTACTCAGGGCGTTATATGAGTCGCAGCGCCGACACCAAATTCAGATTGTTGCCATCAATGAACTGGCCAGCCCAGATGCCATAGCCCACTTAACTCGCTACGACACCACTCATGGGCGTTTTCACTTGCCGGTCAGCCTGACTCAGGGGGGGCTGCAGGTAGGGCAAGACAGTATCGCCTTGCTGCATGAAGCCGATGCTTCAGCGCTTCCCTGGGATAAATACCGGGTGGATATTGTGCTGGAATGTACCGGGATATTAACCGACAGAGCCCAGTGCAGTGCACATTTAACCGCGGGTGCGCGCAAAGTGCTTATCAGCCACCCCGCTTCTGCTGATGTCGATGCCACCATTGTTTATGGCGTTAACCATTCATCCCTTCTTGCTCACCATACCCTTGTTTCCAATGCTTCCTGTACCACCAATTGCCTTGTGCCCGTTATTGATGTGCTCGACAGAGCTTTTGGGGTGAAAAGCGGCGCCATTACCACCATACATGCGGCCATGAACGATCAGCCGGTGATTGATGCTTTTCACGATGACTTGCGCCGTACCCGGGCAGCAGGGCAGTCAATTATTCCTGTGGATACCAAGCTGGCACGGGGTATTGAGCGCATTTTGCCCCATATGCGCAATAAATTTGAAGCCATTTCGGTGCGGGTACCGACAGTGAATGTCACCGCGATTGATTTGTCTGTCACCTTGGATGCAAGAGTCGATATCGACACGGTAAACCGTGAATTAAAAGCCCAGGCCAGCGGCCGCTATGCCGGCATAGTGGCCTACACACAGGCGCCTTTGGTGTCTTGTGATTTCAACCATGATCCCCACTCTTGCACTGTTGATGCGACCCAGACCCGGGTCAGTGATGGCCATTTGGCTAAGCTGCTGCTCTGGTGCGATAACGAATGGGGCTTTGCCAACCGGATGTTGGATACCGCACTGGCTATGAGCCAGGCCGGAGAATAA
- a CDS encoding phosphoglycerate kinase has product MAIIKMSDLDLQGKRVLIREDLNVPVKDGVVTSDARLRASLPTIRLALEKGAAVMVMSHLGRPTEGEFNAEFSLQPVVNYLAQALDCPVRLATDYLDGVEVAPGEVVVFENVRFNKGEKKNDEALAKKMAALCDVYVMDAFGTAHRAQASTHGVGMFAPVACAGPLLAAELDALGKAMDNPARPLVAIVGGSKVSTKLTVLESLSGIVDQLVVGGGIANTFIAAAGHQVGKSLYEADLIDEAKRLVDNAQRRGADIPVPTDVVVGKEFSADAVATLKPVADVAADDMIFDIGPDSANVLAEIIAKAGTIVWNGPVGVFEFDQFGDGTKRIAQAIADANAFSIAGGGDTLAAVDKYDIAEKISYISTGGGAFLEFLEGKELPAVAMLQARGE; this is encoded by the coding sequence ATGGCAATTATCAAAATGTCTGATCTGGATCTGCAAGGTAAGCGCGTACTTATCCGTGAAGATCTTAATGTACCGGTAAAAGACGGTGTGGTGACTAGTGATGCACGTCTGCGTGCTTCATTACCCACTATCCGTTTGGCGTTGGAGAAAGGCGCGGCAGTGATGGTGATGTCCCACTTGGGACGACCAACTGAAGGCGAATTTAATGCTGAATTTTCTTTGCAACCTGTGGTGAATTATCTGGCTCAGGCATTGGACTGCCCTGTTCGTCTGGCGACAGATTATCTTGATGGGGTTGAGGTTGCTCCCGGTGAAGTGGTGGTGTTTGAAAACGTTCGCTTCAACAAAGGCGAGAAGAAAAATGATGAAGCACTAGCTAAGAAAATGGCGGCGCTGTGTGATGTCTATGTGATGGATGCTTTTGGTACCGCTCACCGCGCCCAAGCATCTACCCATGGTGTGGGGATGTTTGCGCCCGTGGCCTGTGCCGGCCCTTTGTTGGCAGCAGAGCTGGACGCACTGGGCAAAGCTATGGATAATCCCGCCCGTCCGCTGGTTGCTATTGTTGGTGGCTCTAAGGTATCGACCAAACTGACGGTACTGGAAAGCTTGTCTGGTATTGTGGATCAGTTGGTTGTGGGTGGCGGTATTGCTAACACCTTTATTGCTGCGGCCGGTCATCAGGTGGGTAAATCCCTTTATGAAGCTGACCTTATCGATGAAGCTAAGCGTCTGGTAGACAATGCCCAGCGTCGTGGTGCGGATATCCCGGTACCCACTGATGTTGTTGTTGGTAAGGAATTTAGTGCTGATGCCGTTGCCACACTTAAGCCTGTGGCTGACGTTGCTGCCGATGATATGATTTTTGATATTGGCCCGGACAGCGCCAATGTGCTGGCAGAGATCATTGCCAAAGCAGGCACCATCGTCTGGAATGGCCCGGTTGGGGTATTTGAATTTGATCAATTTGGTGATGGCACCAAGCGCATTGCCCAAGCGATTGCAGATGCCAATGCATTTTCTATTGCCGGCGGTGGTGATACGCTAGCCGCTGTAGATAAGTATGATATTGCAGAGAAAATTTCTTATATCTCTACTGGCGGCGGAGCATTCTTAGAGTTCCTGGAAGGTAAGGAGCTGCCTGCGGTAGCCATGTTACAGGCCCGCGGTGAATAA
- the fba gene encoding class II fructose-bisphosphate aldolase (catalyzes the reversible aldol condensation of dihydroxyacetonephosphate and glyceraldehyde 3-phosphate in the Calvin cycle, glycolysis, and/or gluconeogenesis) has translation MALISLRQLLDHAAEHGYGVPAFNVNNLEQMRAIMQAAEATDSPVIVQASAGARKYARPQFLKYLMTAALEQYPDIPVCIHQDHGTHPDVCQRSIQLGMSSVMMDGSLMADGKTPASYDYNVDVTRKTVAFAHACGVSVEGEIGCLGSLETGKAGEEDGIGAEGTLSHDQMLTSPEEAARFVADTHVDALAIAIGTSHGAYKFSRKPTGDVLRIDRIKEIHARIPNTHLVMHGSSSVPQEWLKIINQYGGDIPETYGVPLEEIVEGIKHGVRKVNIDTDLRLASTGAIRQFLAEHPSEFDPRKFLKASMDAMAGICTERYDAFGCAGMGSKIKPLSLQAMYKRYQTGELDPQINY, from the coding sequence ATGGCCTTAATTTCCCTACGACAACTGTTGGATCATGCCGCAGAGCATGGCTATGGTGTACCGGCATTTAACGTCAATAACTTAGAGCAGATGCGTGCCATTATGCAGGCCGCTGAAGCGACTGACAGCCCGGTTATCGTACAGGCATCAGCCGGTGCCCGTAAGTACGCCCGTCCACAGTTTTTGAAGTATTTGATGACAGCGGCGCTGGAGCAGTATCCAGATATCCCTGTCTGTATTCACCAAGATCACGGGACTCACCCTGATGTGTGCCAGCGTTCAATCCAGCTGGGCATGAGTTCAGTGATGATGGATGGCTCGCTGATGGCAGACGGTAAAACGCCGGCTTCTTATGATTACAACGTTGATGTTACCCGTAAGACAGTTGCGTTTGCCCATGCTTGTGGGGTATCCGTTGAAGGTGAAATCGGCTGCTTGGGCAGCCTTGAAACCGGTAAGGCCGGTGAAGAAGATGGTATTGGTGCTGAAGGTACACTGAGCCATGATCAGATGCTGACCAGCCCAGAAGAAGCGGCCCGCTTTGTGGCGGATACCCATGTGGATGCATTAGCGATTGCTATCGGTACCAGCCATGGTGCTTACAAGTTCAGCCGCAAGCCTACCGGCGATGTGCTGCGTATTGACCGCATTAAAGAAATCCATGCCCGTATTCCTAATACCCACTTAGTGATGCATGGCAGCTCTTCTGTGCCGCAGGAGTGGCTGAAAATCATTAACCAATATGGTGGTGATATTCCAGAAACCTATGGTGTGCCGCTGGAAGAGATCGTTGAAGGCATTAAGCACGGGGTGCGCAAGGTTAATATCGATACCGACCTACGTTTGGCCTCCACTGGGGCGATTCGCCAGTTTCTGGCCGAGCACCCAAGTGAGTTTGATCCGCGCAAATTCCTGAAGGCATCTATGGATGCGATGGCGGGGATCTGTACCGAGCGTTATGATGCATTTGGCTGCGCGGGGATGGGGTCAAAAATCAAGCCTCTGTCACTGCAGGCCATGTATAAGCGTTATCAGACCGGTGAGCTGGATCCTCAGATCAACTACTGA
- a CDS encoding YdiY family protein, which translates to MLLGVSGLGLLSGGAIAADDFVPGDKIFSGDAELGGTLTTGNSKSASIKGRLDMKHELGQWENKYLLEALYSENDDGDSEDSTVTQTYQAGIQGNYRFDPRRYLFANGNYFRDPSTGYNYTVTTALGYGHRLHHSDNAFIDVEIGPGYQYQRLIGAEAATSGVNSEDSLVLHSVLAMEYQIAEGSVLKQKFTADYGDKILARSESAITARIIGALRMKFAVTVRYDDQPLAGKKSTDTETTMTLLYGF; encoded by the coding sequence ATGTTATTGGGCGTGAGTGGATTAGGGCTGCTATCCGGCGGTGCGATAGCTGCTGATGATTTTGTACCAGGCGATAAGATTTTTAGTGGTGATGCTGAATTGGGCGGTACGCTGACCACAGGGAATAGCAAGAGTGCTTCGATAAAGGGCCGATTGGATATGAAGCATGAGTTAGGGCAGTGGGAAAATAAATACTTGCTTGAAGCCCTATACAGTGAAAATGATGATGGTGACAGTGAAGATAGTACGGTGACGCAAACCTATCAGGCCGGTATTCAAGGAAATTATCGTTTTGATCCCCGCCGCTATTTGTTTGCTAACGGCAATTATTTCCGTGACCCTTCTACCGGCTATAACTACACAGTGACCACAGCATTGGGATATGGTCATCGGTTGCATCACAGTGATAATGCTTTTATTGATGTGGAAATTGGCCCAGGTTATCAATATCAGCGGCTGATTGGGGCCGAAGCGGCAACGAGCGGCGTGAACTCAGAGGACAGCTTAGTGTTACACAGCGTGCTGGCAATGGAATACCAGATTGCTGAAGGATCGGTTTTAAAGCAGAAATTTACTGCAGATTACGGCGATAAAATTTTAGCGCGTTCTGAAAGTGCGATTACCGCGCGGATTATCGGGGCGTTGCGGATGAAGTTTGCCGTGACCGTCAGGTATGACGATCAACCGTTGGCGGGTAAAAAAAGTACTGATACGGAAACGACTATGACGCTGTTGTATGGGTTCTAA
- the nhaD gene encoding sodium:proton antiporter NhaD, with protein sequence MNLAVFSSARPRAGRMLAFLAALISLCCLPGTALAAEHTPVNMTAMPAGIIALALFVLAYVMVIGEEKLHIQKSKPVLLAAGLIWGLIGLTYSGINQSEMAEAAFRHNLLEYAELFLFLMVAMTYINAMEERGLFDALRGWIINRGLTLRQVFWLTGFMAFFISPVADNLTTALLMCAVVMKVGKGYPKFIAMACINIVVAANAGGAFSPFGDITTLMVWQKGVVQFGQFFDLFVPSLLNFAVPAFIMSLFIGSHKPQAENEQIFMKRGARRIVVLFLLTICCAVLAHSVLGMPPVLGMMFGLGLLQFFGFYLRRSFDKARDQQLATAQAQGNNTLVAELQSRQPFNIFSRIALVEWDTMLFFYGVMLCVGGLGFMGYLAVVSHVMYEHWNITCANVVVGVLSSVIDNIPVMFAILTMDPVMSHGQWLLVTMTAGVGGSLLSIGSAAGVALMGQARGVYTFASHLKWTPAIALGYIVSILAHMWMNASLF encoded by the coding sequence ATGAACTTAGCTGTTTTTTCGTCCGCCCGCCCTCGGGCTGGACGTATGCTGGCGTTTCTCGCTGCACTAATCTCATTATGCTGTCTGCCGGGCACTGCCTTGGCAGCAGAACACACTCCAGTCAATATGACGGCTATGCCAGCGGGTATTATCGCCCTTGCACTGTTTGTGCTGGCCTATGTGATGGTGATTGGCGAAGAAAAGCTGCATATCCAGAAGTCTAAGCCGGTACTGCTGGCTGCTGGCCTTATCTGGGGTCTGATCGGCCTGACTTACAGCGGTATTAATCAGTCTGAAATGGCTGAAGCGGCTTTTCGTCACAACCTGTTAGAGTATGCCGAGCTGTTTTTGTTCCTGATGGTGGCGATGACCTATATCAATGCCATGGAAGAGCGCGGCCTGTTTGATGCGTTACGCGGCTGGATCATTAACCGGGGACTGACTCTACGTCAGGTATTCTGGCTGACCGGTTTTATGGCTTTTTTCATTTCGCCTGTGGCAGATAACCTGACAACAGCGCTATTGATGTGTGCCGTGGTGATGAAAGTGGGTAAAGGTTACCCCAAATTTATTGCCATGGCCTGTATCAATATTGTGGTTGCGGCTAATGCGGGTGGTGCCTTCAGTCCATTTGGTGATATCACCACACTGATGGTATGGCAAAAAGGTGTGGTGCAGTTTGGTCAGTTCTTTGACCTGTTTGTACCATCCCTGCTGAACTTTGCCGTGCCGGCATTCATTATGAGTTTGTTTATTGGCAGCCATAAACCTCAGGCTGAAAATGAACAGATCTTTATGAAGCGTGGTGCGCGTCGTATCGTTGTGCTATTCCTGCTGACTATCTGCTGTGCCGTATTGGCTCACTCTGTACTGGGTATGCCACCGGTACTGGGGATGATGTTTGGTCTGGGTCTGCTGCAGTTTTTCGGTTTCTACCTGCGCCGCAGCTTTGATAAGGCTCGTGATCAACAGTTGGCTACGGCTCAGGCGCAAGGGAATAATACCTTGGTCGCTGAGCTGCAATCCCGTCAACCATTCAATATTTTCAGCCGCATAGCCTTAGTGGAATGGGATACCATGCTGTTCTTCTACGGGGTGATGTTGTGTGTTGGTGGTCTTGGCTTTATGGGCTATCTGGCTGTGGTTTCACACGTGATGTATGAGCACTGGAATATCACTTGTGCTAACGTGGTTGTCGGTGTGTTGTCCTCTGTGATTGATAATATTCCGGTGATGTTTGCTATTTTGACCATGGATCCTGTGATGAGTCACGGCCAATGGCTGCTGGTGACCATGACTGCAGGTGTCGGTGGTAGTCTGTTATCTATCGGTAGTGCTGCGGGTGTGGCATTGATGGGGCAGGCCAGAGGGGTATATACCTTTGCCTCGCATCTGAAATGGACGCCTGCGATTGCTTTGGGCTATATCGTCAGTATCTTGGCGCATATGTGGATGAATGCCAGTCTGTTTTAA
- a CDS encoding helix-turn-helix domain-containing protein, protein MFELTADEFTILRLLVDHQEKVVSKALLLRELTGHANAELELVDIIYNLRSYLGTEYAGLIETVADQGYILHTRIKRHSRPLSDSPFKTMSVLVYSFLTGVILLLMFWIYSEVDHPYCIDSYFAEQVPVGNGHAVEFSYYPIDYHQKKILKPQMEHFVRQLKACQFVPWDTVSLSVSVDGMLTNIMLLKQTDKRPKLDNIKLFQKGVELDFINPVWLKEVGVCG, encoded by the coding sequence GTGTTTGAGCTGACTGCGGACGAATTTACTATCCTGCGTCTTTTGGTCGACCATCAGGAAAAAGTGGTTTCTAAAGCACTCTTGCTGCGGGAACTGACAGGTCACGCCAATGCTGAACTTGAATTAGTCGATATTATTTACAATCTCCGTAGTTATTTAGGAACTGAATATGCGGGGCTCATTGAAACTGTGGCTGATCAGGGCTATATCCTGCATACTCGGATTAAGCGACACTCTAGACCATTGAGTGATAGTCCCTTTAAGACGATGTCAGTGCTGGTATACAGTTTCCTTACCGGTGTTATTTTATTGCTGATGTTCTGGATTTACTCTGAAGTTGACCACCCTTATTGCATTGACAGTTATTTTGCAGAACAAGTGCCGGTTGGCAATGGGCATGCGGTGGAGTTTTCCTATTACCCTATTGATTACCATCAGAAAAAAATACTCAAACCTCAGATGGAACATTTTGTCAGGCAGTTAAAAGCCTGTCAGTTTGTGCCTTGGGATACGGTTTCTCTTTCGGTATCTGTCGACGGCATGCTTACCAATATTATGCTGCTAAAACAAACGGATAAACGGCCTAAACTTGACAATATTAAGCTGTTTCAAAAAGGGGTGGAGTTAGATTTTATTAACCCTGTTTGGCTCAAAGAGGTAGGTGTCTGTGGTTAG
- a CDS encoding WGR domain-containing protein — protein sequence MSKEIYLELSEDNGSSHKFYKILISDCDVTIEYGRIGNPGRSSTKTFSTLNEAEIYANKQANAKKRKGYEDAVQGQRAARPIRAVAQRPTQSAATSGRRTKPKQSAPVIAQYHTEITAFGIFVDQQHIYIGDETGRVSVLDHDYHLLREYQLPSGTKCIVADGANVFAGTNQGQVYEITGKIARLAYDCPGNAAIYWMDLCDGVLAVSDNEGGLFVYDYEGEPLFHKSTNNGSAWLVRVDESSIYHGGQHLARYAMDGSQLWQSDIRGILFGYQTETCIYAAARGHVAMVDKVHGSVVRKYPVDWAPSNCTSQDGMQVFAQENRNLVAWKKSGEKLFELASPNSGMSMQYFAEKLFVVGNTGLAVVDVSEASIAAAQDNQLPEVKTFRASRQALPEVDSTALELAAGSEQGIELVCIRDGSHLRVRVVTPGYDHAMNCQFPKNLRVEGRRFLAERVELSRSGTFYRISGNIFAL from the coding sequence ATGAGTAAAGAAATATATCTGGAACTGTCAGAAGATAATGGCAGCAGCCACAAGTTTTATAAAATTCTGATCAGTGACTGTGATGTGACAATTGAATATGGCCGTATTGGTAACCCGGGCCGCAGTAGCACTAAAACATTTTCCACTCTTAATGAAGCTGAAATTTATGCCAATAAACAGGCCAATGCCAAAAAGCGTAAAGGCTATGAAGATGCGGTGCAAGGGCAGCGTGCTGCTAGACCAATTCGCGCGGTAGCTCAACGACCTACCCAAAGCGCTGCCACATCAGGTCGCCGCACTAAGCCAAAACAATCTGCCCCTGTCATTGCCCAATATCATACTGAGATTACTGCATTTGGTATTTTTGTCGATCAGCAGCACATCTATATTGGTGATGAAACTGGACGGGTGAGTGTGCTGGATCATGATTATCACTTACTGCGGGAATATCAACTGCCTTCTGGGACCAAGTGTATTGTGGCGGATGGTGCGAACGTGTTTGCTGGTACCAATCAGGGTCAGGTATATGAAATTACAGGTAAAATAGCTCGATTAGCCTATGACTGCCCCGGTAATGCGGCTATCTATTGGATGGATTTGTGTGATGGGGTACTGGCGGTATCTGATAATGAAGGTGGCCTGTTTGTCTATGACTATGAAGGGGAGCCACTGTTTCATAAATCCACTAACAATGGCAGTGCGTGGCTGGTGCGGGTGGATGAGAGCAGTATCTATCACGGTGGTCAGCATCTGGCGCGTTATGCGATGGATGGCTCTCAACTGTGGCAGAGCGATATTCGCGGCATTCTATTTGGCTATCAGACCGAAACCTGTATTTATGCGGCCGCTCGCGGGCATGTGGCCATGGTGGATAAAGTACATGGCTCTGTTGTGCGTAAATACCCAGTAGATTGGGCACCGAGCAACTGTACCAGCCAAGATGGTATGCAGGTGTTTGCTCAAGAAAACCGTAATCTGGTGGCGTGGAAAAAATCGGGCGAAAAACTGTTTGAATTGGCATCACCAAACTCTGGTATGAGTATGCAGTATTTTGCGGAAAAACTGTTTGTGGTGGGAAATACCGGTCTGGCTGTGGTGGATGTCAGTGAGGCCAGTATCGCGGCAGCCCAAGATAACCAGTTACCTGAGGTAAAAACCTTCCGCGCATCAAGGCAGGCTTTGCCCGAGGTGGACAGTACCGCGTTGGAACTTGCCGCCGGTTCTGAGCAAGGCATAGAGTTAGTCTGTATTCGGGACGGTAGCCATTTGCGGGTGAGGGTCGTGACCCCGGGTTATGATCACGCAATGAATTGCCAATTCCCGAAAAACTTGCGGGTAGAGGGACGACGTTTCTTGGCCGAGCGGGTTGAGCTGAGCCGAAGTGGCACTTTCTATCGTATTAGCGGCAATATTTTTGCCCTGTAA